Below is a genomic region from Verrucomicrobiales bacterium.
AGGGGGAGTGTCTGTATCCGCGGCCGAGAACCCGCAGGGCTCAAAGAGATCAGCCGGGGCCTGTAGCGCAGTGGCACCCCCGGCTTATTTCTATGAACCCTGCGGGTTCGGGCCCCTAATTCCCAGTTGAGAAAATGTGGTATTGCCCAACTTGTGGCCCCCGTTTTCGGAGGTAAAGGTGAAGGCTACACCCCGGTATTGGCGCGGCGAAGCAGCACGATTCCGAGGCCTTGAAACAGGAAGTTGGGGATCCAGACGATGAGGTGGGGATAGAGATCGGGCCGGGTCTCGAGGGTTTGGGCCAGGATGAAGAAGCTGTAGTAGGCGAGCACGATAAGCAGCGATAGGGCGAATCCCACGCTGGTTTCCCGTCGGTGCGCCCGAATGCCCAGGGGGATCCCGACGAGAGCGAATCCGACGCAGGCGAAGGAGAAGGAAGCCTGTTTATGAATCTGAAGCTTGATGGGTTCCGTAAGGGCGTTGGTCGCGGTGGAGGAGGCCTTGAGTTGTTGCTGCAGTTCCTGGGAGGTAAGCTTTCCGACGCCCGGTACGGTCTGGAGGCGGTTTTCTAGGTCTCGAAGTTCCTGCCACAGCTGGCGGGAACTCATGTTGCTGATTCGGGGCTTATCGGAGAAGCCGGAGGGGATGTTGATAGTGGGTACCTGAAGTTCAGCAAACGAGTGCCAGGCAGGCTCAGGTCCACTATCCGAGATCAGCTCCCAACCGTTGAACAGCGTCAGGCTGACAGTGCGGTTGGTGCGATCGATTTCGATGTTGCCCTGGCTTGCACGCAGGTAGTTCTTCTTTTTGCCCTCGGCATCCAGTTGATAGAACAGCACATCTTCGAGCTTCAGGCCGTCGACCTTGCCCGCGTAGAGGATACATCCAGGGAAATCCCGAATGAAGGTACGTTCGGACAACCACGACGTGGCCTGGTCGGTGCCGATCTTCAGGAGCAGGCTCTTGTACGCATTGCGGCACTGCGGGGCGAATTCCATGTTGATCGCGGCGCAGACCCCGGCGCAAACGACGCTCAGACCCAGTATAGGAAAGATGAGGGACACCAGGCTTACCCCGCAGGCCCGCGCGGCGGTGAGTTCCTGATCGGCGCTAAACCTTCCAAAGACCAAGAGCATGGCGGTGAGCAAGCCCATGGGTAGCGCGAACACCAGCACGAAGGGCAACAGCAGCGCTATGGCGTGCAGCAGCGTGAACATGCTGACCTGGCCGTTGACCAGCAACGCGAGCATCTCCTTCAGGGATTCTCCCAAGAGAAGAATGAACGTAAAGATCAGCACCGTCATGGCCAGGGTCGCCAGAACCTGGCGCAGCAGGTACCAGTGCAGAGTCTTCATGGATGTTCGATCAAATTCACCCCTGCAGTCTCAGAATCGGATGCGACCGAGGCAAGCTCGATGTTGGGAGGTTAGCGAGTGGAGAGTGGAGAGTGGAGAGTGGAGAGTGGGGAGTGGGGAGTGGGGAGTGGGGAGCGGGTGAGCGTTTGCCTGTCCCCGTCCTCTCGTAATCGTAATC
It encodes:
- a CDS encoding LptF/LptG family permease, which encodes MKTLHWYLLRQVLATLAMTVLIFTFILLLGESLKEMLALLVNGQVSMFTLLHAIALLLPFVLVFALPMGLLTAMLLVFGRFSADQELTAARACGVSLVSLIFPILGLSVVCAGVCAAINMEFAPQCRNAYKSLLLKIGTDQATSWLSERTFIRDFPGCILYAGKVDGLKLEDVLFYQLDAEGKKKNYLRASQGNIEIDRTNRTVSLTLFNGWELISDSGPEPAWHSFAELQVPTINIPSGFSDKPRISNMSSRQLWQELRDLENRLQTVPGVGKLTSQELQQQLKASSTATNALTEPIKLQIHKQASFSFACVGFALVGIPLGIRAHRRETSVGFALSLLIVLAYYSFFILAQTLETRPDLYPHLIVWIPNFLFQGLGIVLLRRANTGV